The following coding sequences lie in one Capnocytophaga stomatis genomic window:
- a CDS encoding MlaD family protein, producing MKLTREIKTAFIVIAGIACFFIGFNFLKSKSIFKRTNTYYAVFDHSGGLKSGTQVTVNGVQIGVVESVKIEEKTAKIKITISCSRDFTFSKNSKVELYNSLLGGAGLQIIPAFDNAPEAQSGDTLPSSIQMDMLQALSTKFEPTQLKLNNLLSQSDTTLNSINTLLDDKTIADLKKSVADLSTTMNSLSKASVTLNNMLAANQESLKLTLQNANKITTDLAKVSDELAQVEFSKVVTDAQKMLTNLNKILADIEAGNGSVGKLMKDEGLYKNVENASKQLELLLEDLRLNPKRYMHFSVFGKKHQPYQENEK from the coding sequence ATGAAATTAACCAGAGAAATTAAAACGGCGTTCATTGTCATTGCAGGGATAGCCTGTTTTTTCATAGGATTTAACTTCCTGAAATCCAAATCAATATTCAAAAGAACCAATACTTACTATGCTGTTTTTGACCATTCTGGAGGGCTGAAATCCGGTACTCAGGTAACGGTTAATGGCGTACAAATAGGAGTAGTTGAGTCCGTTAAAATAGAAGAGAAAACCGCTAAAATCAAGATTACGATTTCTTGCTCAAGAGATTTTACTTTTTCAAAAAACAGTAAAGTGGAACTCTATAACAGCCTTTTAGGGGGAGCCGGATTGCAAATCATTCCTGCTTTTGACAACGCTCCTGAAGCACAATCGGGAGATACGTTGCCTTCATCAATCCAGATGGATATGTTGCAAGCTTTAAGCACGAAATTTGAACCTACTCAACTAAAATTAAACAACTTATTATCACAGTCGGACACTACTTTAAATTCCATAAACACACTGTTGGACGATAAAACTATCGCAGATTTGAAAAAATCTGTCGCAGACCTTAGCACAACAATGAACAGTTTAAGCAAAGCTTCCGTAACTTTGAACAATATGCTGGCAGCCAATCAGGAAAGTTTGAAGCTAACCTTACAAAATGCCAACAAAATAACAACGGATTTGGCTAAGGTTTCAGATGAATTAGCTCAGGTTGAATTCAGCAAAGTTGTTACAGACGCACAAAAAATGCTAACAAATCTGAACAAAATATTAGCTGATATTGAGGCAGGTAACGGAAGCGTTGGCAAATTGATGAAAGATGAAGGCTTGTACAAAAATGTAGAAAATGCCTCCAAACAACTGGAATTGCTTTTGGAAGATTTACGCTTAAATCCAAAACGATATATGCACTTCTCCGTTTTTGGTAAAAAACATCAACCATATCAGGAGAACGAAAAATAA
- a CDS encoding M1 family metallopeptidase — protein sequence MKYIFLALILLGFSRGLAQSETSGREIYRATPEMKTQLKHTKLKVSFNFENQTLDGEEWLTASPFFYESDSLILDAKAMIIHEVKMENKPLAYLYKDDFLRIKLDKIYRKGENYTVYIKYTAQPEKVTNKGSQAINDAKGLYFINPKGELPDVPTQVWTQGETESSSCWFPTLDKPNQKTTQEIYMTVPDKFVTLSNGILKSSEKKTNNLRTDYWVMDKPHAPYLFFMGVGDFAVVKDTPWRGKVAVDYYVEKEYEKVAKQIFGHTAEMIEFFSKKFGYDFPWQKYAQMVVRDFVAGAMENTTAVSHGESAHQTSDVLADNNYWEAVIAHEMGHHWFGNLVTTESWANLTINESFANYSEYLWYEYKYGKDVADHHLAKSVNQYHHRPGDFVKDLVRFGYDDKEDMFDLVSYNKGGGILHMLRDYLGDEAFFQGITDFLNTHEFGTGEAHQLRISFEKISGKDLNWFFNQWFFGNGNPEVRVEKSYDASAKQIHLKIVQRQEGAGFFEFPLEVDVYQNGKYERHQVWVKARKENEFVFSAEKSPNLVNINPRGVILMKEDSYKNAEEYAFQYQHAKDFKSRSQAIGFADYKQDNQILLMAIKDPYFQLRIEALNALAGQKLTSKALSEIEKIAKNDPKNLAKSAAMWTLAATKSKKYLPIFEKSLSIHSASVKNAALNGIATTDAKRAKRFLEYSNPEDFTSDQLVSLASVIVDNKMEKYLESVLPNFVYYPFLQQDSPERAKTFEKGYLWAMQLDNTKLVEAVAESLKQIAPYSEKNSEGNKLIINILDKALSVKKTLKNSPSVQQQINLLEEVKALF from the coding sequence ATGAAATATATATTTTTAGCACTTATTTTACTGGGGTTTTCGCGGGGTTTGGCTCAGAGTGAAACTTCGGGCAGGGAAATTTACCGAGCCACTCCCGAGATGAAAACCCAATTAAAACACACCAAACTCAAAGTCTCGTTTAATTTTGAAAATCAAACCCTTGACGGAGAGGAATGGCTCACGGCATCGCCTTTTTTCTATGAGTCGGACAGCCTGATTTTAGACGCCAAAGCGATGATTATCCACGAAGTAAAAATGGAAAACAAACCGCTTGCCTATCTGTATAAAGACGATTTTTTAAGAATAAAATTGGATAAAATCTACCGAAAAGGAGAAAATTACACGGTTTACATCAAGTACACGGCACAGCCCGAGAAGGTTACCAACAAAGGAAGCCAAGCCATCAATGATGCCAAGGGCTTGTACTTTATCAATCCGAAAGGCGAACTTCCCGACGTTCCCACACAGGTTTGGACGCAAGGTGAAACAGAATCCTCATCGTGTTGGTTTCCAACTCTCGACAAGCCCAATCAGAAAACCACTCAGGAAATTTATATGACCGTTCCCGATAAGTTCGTTACGCTTTCCAACGGGATTTTAAAATCTTCCGAAAAGAAAACCAACAATTTACGCACCGATTATTGGGTAATGGACAAACCGCACGCTCCGTACCTGTTTTTTATGGGAGTGGGCGATTTTGCCGTAGTGAAGGATACGCCTTGGAGAGGCAAAGTCGCTGTGGATTATTACGTTGAGAAAGAATACGAAAAGGTTGCCAAGCAAATTTTTGGTCATACCGCTGAAATGATTGAATTTTTTTCCAAAAAGTTTGGTTATGATTTTCCTTGGCAGAAGTATGCCCAGATGGTAGTACGTGATTTTGTTGCCGGAGCGATGGAAAATACTACCGCTGTAAGTCACGGAGAATCAGCACACCAAACCTCCGATGTGTTGGCGGACAACAATTATTGGGAAGCCGTTATTGCTCACGAAATGGGACATCATTGGTTTGGAAATTTGGTAACGACCGAAAGTTGGGCAAATCTTACTATCAACGAATCGTTTGCCAACTATTCCGAATATTTGTGGTATGAATACAAATACGGAAAGGATGTCGCTGACCATCATCTTGCTAAGTCTGTGAATCAGTACCACCATCGTCCGGGCGATTTTGTGAAAGATTTGGTTCGATTTGGATACGACGATAAGGAAGATATGTTCGATTTGGTGTCGTACAATAAAGGTGGAGGTATTTTGCATATGCTTCGCGATTATTTGGGCGATGAGGCTTTCTTTCAGGGAATTACGGACTTTTTAAACACTCACGAATTTGGCACGGGCGAGGCTCATCAATTGCGAATTTCCTTTGAAAAAATCAGCGGAAAAGACCTGAATTGGTTCTTCAATCAGTGGTTCTTCGGAAATGGAAATCCTGAGGTTCGGGTGGAAAAAAGTTATGATGCCAGTGCTAAACAGATACATTTGAAAATCGTTCAACGTCAGGAAGGAGCAGGTTTTTTTGAGTTTCCGTTGGAAGTTGATGTGTATCAAAATGGAAAATATGAACGTCATCAGGTTTGGGTAAAGGCTCGTAAGGAAAATGAGTTTGTATTTTCAGCAGAAAAATCGCCTAATTTGGTGAATATCAATCCAAGAGGTGTAATTTTGATGAAAGAAGACAGTTATAAAAATGCAGAAGAATATGCCTTTCAGTATCAGCACGCAAAAGATTTTAAGAGTCGTTCGCAAGCCATCGGATTTGCTGATTATAAGCAAGATAACCAAATACTTTTAATGGCGATAAAAGACCCTTATTTTCAACTTCGTATTGAGGCTTTAAATGCTTTGGCAGGACAAAAACTGACCTCAAAAGCACTTTCTGAAATTGAGAAAATCGCCAAAAACGACCCCAAAAATCTGGCAAAATCTGCTGCAATGTGGACACTTGCCGCTACAAAAAGTAAGAAATATTTGCCTATTTTTGAGAAGTCATTATCGATTCATTCCGCTTCGGTGAAAAACGCAGCTCTAAACGGAATTGCCACTACCGACGCCAAACGTGCAAAACGATTTTTGGAATATTCTAATCCTGAGGATTTTACTTCTGACCAATTGGTGAGTTTGGCATCGGTAATTGTGGATAACAAAATGGAAAAATATTTGGAAAGCGTATTGCCAAACTTTGTGTATTATCCTTTTTTACAGCAAGATAGCCCCGAAAGAGCAAAAACATTCGAGAAAGGATATCTGTGGGCAATGCAATTGGATAACACAAAATTGGTAGAAGCCGTAGCAGAATCCTTAAAGCAAATTGCTCCGTATTCCGAGAAAAATTCAGAAGGTAACAAGCTCATCATCAATATTTTGGACAAGGCACTTTCTGTTAAAAAAACATTGAAAAATTCACCATCCGTACAACAACAGATTAATTTATTGGAAGAAGTTAAAGCATTGTTTTAG
- a CDS encoding N-acetylmuramoyl-L-alanine amidase family protein, translating to MRYLFYLLFVAIFTLHSPVFSQKKPVFKVVLDAGHGGKDPGKVAPNKLYEKDVVLNIVLEVGKILEQHADIKVIYTRKTDVFVDLYERGAIANKAKADIFVSVHCNSADKKTAHGAETFVLGLHANEQNFEVAKVENEVIYLEDNYEKKYADYNINSPESFIGLSIMQEEFLEQSIQLAKYVQNNFINEMKRFNRGVKQAGFIVLHQTYMPSILIETAFLSNAEEQKFLASKKGQNEFAKNIADAILSYKKWVQARSSHIAPDVSVSTIKASYKAKTSAKNNRKSTSVAKKSNVVYKVQISSSPKKLEAKPFNFKGLSPISSEKIGKVYCYFYGSAKKHTEALSLLSKAKKKGYKDAYIVAYSNGKKITVEEAKKREK from the coding sequence ATGAGATATTTATTTTACTTACTCTTTGTTGCAATATTCACATTACATAGCCCTGTTTTTTCACAGAAAAAGCCTGTTTTTAAGGTAGTTTTAGATGCCGGGCACGGCGGAAAAGACCCCGGAAAAGTAGCTCCGAATAAGTTATACGAAAAAGATGTTGTTTTGAACATTGTTCTGGAAGTGGGAAAAATATTGGAACAACACGCTGATATTAAGGTTATTTACACTCGAAAAACGGACGTATTTGTTGATTTATACGAACGTGGAGCTATCGCCAACAAAGCCAAAGCGGATATTTTTGTTTCCGTTCACTGTAATTCTGCCGATAAGAAAACAGCTCACGGAGCAGAAACATTTGTATTGGGTCTTCACGCAAATGAACAAAACTTTGAGGTTGCCAAAGTAGAGAACGAGGTAATTTATTTGGAGGATAATTACGAGAAAAAGTACGCTGATTACAATATCAATTCTCCTGAATCTTTCATAGGATTGTCAATTATGCAGGAAGAATTTTTGGAACAAAGCATACAGCTTGCCAAATATGTTCAAAATAACTTCATTAATGAAATGAAGCGTTTTAACAGAGGCGTAAAACAGGCTGGGTTTATCGTTCTGCATCAGACATATATGCCAAGCATTCTCATTGAAACAGCCTTTTTATCAAATGCCGAAGAACAGAAGTTTTTAGCCTCAAAAAAGGGACAAAACGAGTTTGCGAAAAACATTGCCGATGCGATTCTTTCTTACAAAAAATGGGTACAAGCAAGAAGTTCGCACATTGCCCCAGATGTTTCAGTATCAACGATAAAGGCTTCTTACAAAGCGAAAACTTCAGCCAAAAACAACAGAAAAAGCACCTCAGTTGCAAAAAAATCAAACGTTGTTTATAAAGTACAAATTTCATCAAGTCCTAAAAAATTAGAGGCAAAACCTTTCAATTTCAAAGGCTTATCCCCTATTTCATCAGAAAAAATCGGGAAAGTATATTGTTACTTCTACGGAAGTGCAAAAAAACATACCGAAGCCTTGTCATTGCTTTCCAAAGCGAAAAAAAAAGGATACAAAGATGCTTACATAGTTGCTTATTCCAACGGAAAGAAAATCACTGTTGAGGAAGCAAAAAAGCGAGAAAAATAA
- a CDS encoding (Fe-S)-binding protein has protein sequence MNILPNIVFCLLLIIAIGFFTMNVRKLIRNIRLGKSEDTSDNRPQRWKNMLRIALGQGKMTVRPVAGILHILVYLGFIIINLEMLEIVLDGIFGTHRLFSFLGSFYDVLIGSFEVLAFLVIISVTVFWIRRNILKINRFQKDELQNWAKKDGNIILYIEAVLMLLFLTMNAADFRLQQLGVEPYLQAGSFPISQWISQLMYNLPQSVLIIIERACWWLHIIGVLCFLNYLYYSKHLHIILAFPNTFFASTRPQGALKVNQTVLKEVKLMLDPTADPFATTEENANPPEKFGASDVFDLTWVQLLNAYTCTECGRCTDECPANLTGKKLSPRNIMMKTRDRLEEVSKNIDSNKGIFKEDSKQLLNDYITPEELWACTSCNACVEACPVSINPLSIIMDMRQYLVMEQSAAPKELNNMMSNIENNGAPWAYSRSDRMNWVQE, from the coding sequence ATGAACATACTGCCCAATATAGTATTTTGTTTATTACTAATCATTGCCATCGGATTTTTTACAATGAACGTTCGTAAACTAATCCGCAACATTCGTTTGGGAAAAAGTGAAGATACGTCCGATAACCGACCGCAACGCTGGAAAAATATGCTACGAATTGCTTTAGGGCAAGGAAAAATGACCGTTCGCCCCGTTGCCGGAATTTTGCATATTCTTGTCTATCTTGGTTTTATAATCATTAATCTCGAAATGCTTGAAATAGTTCTGGACGGAATTTTCGGGACACATCGTTTGTTTTCCTTTTTGGGAAGTTTCTACGATGTTTTGATTGGTTCTTTTGAGGTTTTGGCTTTTTTAGTAATTATTTCGGTAACAGTCTTTTGGATTAGGCGTAATATTTTAAAAATCAACAGATTTCAGAAAGACGAACTTCAAAATTGGGCAAAAAAAGACGGAAATATCATTCTATATATTGAGGCTGTTTTAATGCTTCTTTTCTTAACAATGAATGCAGCCGATTTTCGTTTACAGCAATTGGGAGTTGAGCCTTATTTGCAAGCAGGAAGCTTTCCTATAAGCCAGTGGATAAGCCAATTAATGTACAATCTTCCGCAATCCGTACTGATTATCATCGAGCGTGCTTGTTGGTGGTTGCACATCATAGGTGTATTATGTTTTCTGAATTATTTGTATTACTCAAAGCATTTACACATTATTTTGGCGTTTCCAAATACATTTTTTGCTTCCACACGTCCGCAAGGAGCATTGAAAGTGAACCAAACCGTTCTAAAAGAAGTAAAATTGATGTTAGACCCTACAGCTGACCCGTTTGCAACTACGGAAGAAAACGCCAATCCTCCTGAAAAATTCGGAGCTTCGGACGTTTTCGACCTTACGTGGGTGCAACTACTCAATGCTTACACTTGTACCGAATGCGGACGATGCACCGACGAATGCCCTGCCAATCTTACTGGGAAAAAGCTTTCGCCACGAAATATTATGATGAAAACTCGTGACCGATTGGAAGAAGTAAGCAAAAATATTGACTCCAATAAAGGAATTTTCAAGGAAGACAGTAAACAGTTATTAAATGATTATATCACTCCTGAAGAGCTTTGGGCGTGTACTTCTTGCAACGCCTGTGTAGAGGCTTGCCCTGTGAGTATCAATCCTTTGTCTATCATTATGGATATGCGTCAATATTTGGTAATGGAACAATCGGCAGCTCCGAAGGAACTCAACAATATGATGTCAAACATTGAAAATAACGGAGCTCCGTGGGCGTATAGCCGTTCCGATAGAATGAATTGGGTTCAAGAATAA
- a CDS encoding glycosyltransferase family 87 protein → MLKKIFKDYRFITILWFGLALATVIQNVFIRGKYNNYLIFKGVFWHTIEKLSLYVEYPAEYFDVNHYGILFSAVIAPFAVLPNWLGVSFWIMANALFLYWAIRQLPLSKIAIIGVLLISAHDLYTATAMQQFNISIIALLVGAYVFIHKGKDEWATLFIVIGILTKLYGVVGLAFFFFSKNKIRFVWTGIVWMIVLFCLPMIYSSPQYVISQYQQWFERLAMKNNSNLNTISYNLQNLSFLGFLQRTGIYNNNPVAIIIGLVLFSLPYLRISQYKNTSFQLMFLASVSLFLCLFSTGTENSTYIIAYVGIGIWFMVSPNKNKKLKITLLVLAILASLSPTDLFKPLKEGYIIKYSLRAVPPAIIWLTMIYEMCFLNYNQEKHIEKDAEI, encoded by the coding sequence ATGCTAAAAAAAATATTCAAAGACTATCGTTTTATTACCATTTTGTGGTTTGGATTGGCATTAGCTACCGTTATCCAAAATGTTTTTATACGAGGGAAGTATAATAATTATTTGATATTCAAAGGTGTGTTTTGGCATACGATTGAAAAGCTCTCACTTTACGTGGAATATCCTGCGGAGTACTTCGATGTGAATCATTATGGGATTTTGTTCAGTGCGGTGATTGCTCCATTTGCGGTTTTGCCCAATTGGTTGGGCGTTTCGTTTTGGATTATGGCAAATGCACTGTTCCTATACTGGGCGATTAGGCAACTGCCCCTGTCGAAGATTGCCATCATCGGGGTTTTGCTCATCTCTGCTCACGATTTGTACACGGCTACCGCGATGCAACAGTTCAATATCAGTATTATAGCCTTGCTTGTCGGGGCTTATGTCTTCATTCACAAGGGAAAGGACGAGTGGGCTACGCTTTTTATCGTCATTGGGATTTTAACGAAGCTCTACGGCGTTGTAGGTCTGGCATTTTTCTTCTTTTCGAAGAACAAAATCCGTTTTGTGTGGACGGGAATCGTGTGGATGATTGTACTCTTCTGCCTCCCGATGATTTATTCCTCTCCGCAATACGTCATTTCGCAATATCAGCAGTGGTTTGAGCGTTTGGCGATGAAAAACAACTCCAATTTGAACACAATAAGCTATAATTTGCAGAATCTTTCCTTTTTGGGTTTCTTACAACGCACGGGGATATACAATAACAATCCGGTTGCTATCATAATAGGCTTGGTTTTGTTCTCGCTTCCGTATCTTCGGATTTCCCAATACAAAAATACGAGCTTCCAACTGATGTTTCTGGCTTCGGTGAGCTTGTTTTTGTGCTTGTTTAGCACGGGAACGGAGAACAGCACCTATATTATAGCTTACGTTGGCATCGGGATTTGGTTTATGGTCAGCCCAAATAAGAACAAAAAGCTGAAAATAACCCTGCTGGTCTTGGCAATCTTGGCTTCGCTCTCTCCAACGGACTTATTCAAACCTTTGAAGGAGGGATACATCATTAAATATTCCTTACGTGCCGTTCCGCCGGCTATCATTTGGCTTACAATGATTTATGAGATGTGTTTTCTGAACTATAATCAGGAAAAACACATCGAAAAAGACGCAGAAATATAG
- a CDS encoding (Fe-S)-binding protein, whose amino-acid sequence MNQTLNIPTMAEMAAQGKSPEILFWVGSAGSYDDRAKRIVRAFAHLLNQAKVNFAVLGTEESDTGDPAKRAGNEFLFQMQAMMNIRVLKAYNIKEIVTTCPHIFNTLKNEYPALGGNYKVWHHTQYLKKLISEGKLSVNSDKLNGKRITFHDPCYLGRGNNIYDAPREVLQELGANLTEMKKSKRHSLCCGAGGAQMFKEPEKGSKDINVLRTENALEVQPDIIATACPFCNTMLTDGIKFKEKEGSIEVLDIAELLYEATK is encoded by the coding sequence ATGAATCAAACACTTAATATTCCTACAATGGCTGAAATGGCTGCACAAGGCAAATCTCCTGAAATTCTTTTTTGGGTGGGCAGTGCAGGAAGCTACGACGACCGTGCCAAACGTATCGTAAGGGCTTTCGCACACTTGTTAAATCAAGCCAAAGTTAATTTTGCTGTACTCGGGACGGAGGAAAGTGACACGGGCGACCCCGCAAAACGTGCCGGAAATGAATTTCTTTTCCAAATGCAAGCAATGATGAATATTCGAGTGTTAAAAGCATATAATATCAAGGAAATAGTTACTACTTGTCCGCACATTTTCAACACTTTAAAGAATGAATATCCTGCTTTGGGCGGAAATTACAAAGTGTGGCACCATACGCAGTACCTGAAAAAATTAATTTCAGAAGGAAAACTTTCCGTAAACTCTGATAAATTAAACGGAAAGCGAATCACTTTTCACGACCCTTGCTATTTAGGTCGTGGAAATAACATATATGATGCGCCGCGTGAGGTATTGCAAGAGTTGGGAGCAAACCTGACTGAAATGAAAAAAAGCAAAAGGCATTCGTTATGTTGTGGTGCAGGCGGAGCACAAATGTTTAAAGAACCTGAAAAAGGAAGTAAAGATATCAATGTTTTACGCACGGAAAACGCTTTGGAAGTACAACCTGACATTATAGCTACGGCTTGTCCGTTTTGCAATACTATGCTCACAGACGGAATCAAATTCAAAGAAAAAGAAGGTTCTATAGAAGTTTTAGACATCGCTGAATTACTCTATGAAGCTACAAAATAA
- a CDS encoding reprolysin-like metallopeptidase → MRYNLITILCFLFFQQLFAQVKTSEVVQLFSKGGEVSWEISVDNSPKQTLLWQERPNSIKGIKTFVCYQNGEMIGVLSADNQGVSGNLKLLGKSYDITSEGKKVIVAEEKTEKDGKCGTCCGGGEHSHTARPMARPEGQLSDKEKEILKFHSVRSDGVLREYRLALLITNKYFSDKFKSNVQEVKKFWASTEAFLNELYHRDVSVRFEIVNDERLIYKTASTDPFHYAQTALFIHNNGTTEINKLISENDYDVGVVIHPQVGTTQGLGSTAGVYEKFRKAQCFAMADGAVIAHEIGHLFGTLHTFTNGGSQTYYSEPSFGMSVMGYNSRSYRDYFSLVSIAVIREKLAKIGYYTDKNRTQLVSGEWNSNITNIPYGIKLNNTAPIINTAKIKKEYTLPQNTFFQFYIPAQDAEQQKLYYYAHQVGGYGFPYFTDGSAKFLALKSTQTGRVSFERSYYRKDLYEIENSSPTATGTYHFWLAVNDANTSDKNHGVYYDQAYTKVNIVAGTPFKMTSGYKQKYNAGEKVTFKWNVDANIFGGDSKVRILMSDDFGETYKYTLLASAPNNGTAEVTIPHISLGRKTQFGSTTSGLGIIKIEVIDHIAHDITNNNPNNGGFEIQASAITFQNTPEPTIEVKKGQVPEKANVMAVSTCGGGSQSITPTYKEEETDTLIIRTWTATDSCNNTAVFIQYIYIQEDTTSPTPQLSFANFPANVNLPCTSAKPQAETKLQISGCEGTTEISVTHTDTETGNCKTGKTIERTYTASACGQTISQKQTITIAGDNEAPIFSGMLPQDVSVEEGKIPLQTDILATDNCTQSLQMVKSSEEIIENGQKIIIYRWTATDICGNQAEYVQRITVLPKNTGEGNNPPNEGGNNQSGGNNSPNGGGNNQGGGNSSSNEDIIVYNGVSTENTSENYLKIEPIERYTDLHIEIFNELGQKVFQAKDYQRKGGVFRGYANVKGVVGKGKRLPSGTYFYILEYKDTTGKEHTKKGYLYVR, encoded by the coding sequence ATGAGATATAATTTAATTACTATTTTATGCTTTTTGTTTTTCCAGCAATTATTTGCACAGGTAAAAACATCGGAGGTTGTTCAACTATTTTCGAAAGGAGGCGAGGTTTCGTGGGAAATTTCAGTTGATAACAGCCCAAAACAAACGTTGCTTTGGCAGGAACGCCCCAATTCTATCAAGGGGATAAAAACCTTTGTGTGCTATCAAAATGGCGAGATGATAGGCGTTTTGTCGGCTGATAATCAAGGAGTTTCGGGGAATTTGAAACTCTTGGGCAAGTCGTACGACATTACTTCGGAAGGCAAAAAAGTTATTGTCGCAGAAGAAAAAACCGAAAAGGACGGAAAATGTGGCACCTGCTGCGGTGGCGGAGAACATTCGCACACAGCACGCCCTATGGCACGTCCAGAAGGTCAATTGTCAGATAAAGAAAAGGAAATTCTTAAATTTCACAGCGTTCGCTCGGATGGTGTTTTACGGGAGTACCGCTTGGCGTTACTCATTACAAACAAATATTTTTCGGATAAATTTAAAAGTAATGTACAAGAAGTGAAAAAATTCTGGGCAAGTACAGAGGCTTTTCTCAACGAATTATACCACAGAGATGTATCGGTACGATTTGAGATAGTCAACGATGAAAGACTTATTTACAAAACAGCAAGTACAGACCCATTTCATTACGCCCAAACCGCTCTTTTTATACACAATAACGGAACTACTGAAATTAATAAGTTAATATCAGAGAATGATTACGATGTTGGGGTGGTTATTCACCCGCAGGTAGGAACTACACAAGGATTGGGAAGCACAGCAGGAGTTTATGAAAAATTCCGTAAAGCCCAGTGTTTTGCTATGGCTGATGGAGCGGTTATTGCTCACGAGATTGGGCATTTGTTCGGTACGCTTCACACATTTACCAATGGAGGAAGCCAGACGTATTATTCCGAACCCAGTTTTGGGATGTCGGTAATGGGATATAATTCTCGTTCTTATCGTGATTATTTTTCATTGGTAAGTATCGCCGTTATACGGGAAAAGTTAGCAAAGATAGGGTATTATACCGATAAAAATCGTACGCAGTTGGTGTCGGGTGAGTGGAATTCAAACATTACCAATATTCCTTACGGGATTAAGCTCAATAATACGGCTCCAATCATCAACACGGCAAAAATTAAAAAAGAATATACGTTGCCACAAAACACGTTTTTTCAGTTTTATATTCCGGCACAGGATGCGGAGCAACAAAAACTGTACTACTACGCTCATCAAGTAGGCGGGTATGGTTTTCCGTATTTTACCGATGGTTCGGCAAAGTTTTTAGCTTTAAAATCCACGCAAACGGGTAGAGTTTCTTTTGAGAGAAGCTACTACCGAAAAGATTTGTACGAAATAGAAAATTCTTCTCCGACTGCTACGGGTACGTATCATTTTTGGTTGGCGGTAAACGATGCCAATACGTCGGATAAAAATCACGGGGTTTATTACGACCAAGCATACACCAAAGTGAATATCGTAGCGGGAACCCCTTTTAAAATGACCAGCGGATATAAACAGAAGTATAATGCGGGTGAAAAGGTTACGTTTAAATGGAATGTAGATGCTAATATTTTTGGAGGAGACAGCAAAGTACGTATTTTAATGTCAGACGATTTTGGTGAAACCTATAAATATACGCTTTTGGCTTCTGCCCCTAACAACGGAACGGCAGAGGTAACCATTCCACATATTTCGTTGGGAAGGAAAACCCAATTTGGGAGTACCACTTCTGGTTTAGGAATTATTAAAATTGAAGTAATTGACCATATTGCCCACGATATAACGAATAACAACCCTAATAATGGAGGTTTTGAAATTCAGGCTTCGGCAATTACGTTTCAAAACACGCCCGAGCCTACCATTGAGGTAAAAAAAGGACAAGTGCCTGAAAAAGCCAATGTTATGGCGGTTTCTACCTGTGGAGGCGGTTCGCAGTCCATAACGCCCACTTATAAAGAAGAAGAAACCGACACGCTCATCATCCGTACTTGGACGGCTACGGACAGCTGTAATAATACGGCAGTTTTTATACAATATATTTATATTCAGGAAGATACAACCTCGCCAACTCCGCAGCTGAGTTTTGCCAACTTCCCTGCTAATGTGAATTTACCTTGCACAAGTGCCAAACCCCAAGCGGAAACCAAGCTACAAATTTCGGGTTGTGAGGGAACTACTGAAATTTCGGTAACCCATACCGACACCGAAACAGGCAATTGCAAAACAGGTAAAACCATCGAACGTACTTATACGGCTTCGGCTTGTGGGCAAACCATTTCACAAAAACAGACCATTACCATTGCGGGGGACAATGAAGCTCCTATTTTTTCGGGTATGCTTCCACAAGATGTTTCTGTTGAAGAAGGAAAAATTCCCCTTCAAACCGACATTCTGGCAACCGACAATTGCACACAATCGCTTCAAATGGTTAAAAGCAGTGAAGAAATCATTGAAAACGGACAAAAAATCATCATTTATCGGTGGACAGCTACCGATATCTGTGGAAATCAAGCCGAATATGTGCAAAGAATAACTGTTTTACCAAAAAATACAGGTGAAGGAAACAATCCTCCCAATGAAGGAGGCAATAATCAAAGCGGAGGAAACAATTCTCCAAATGGAGGAGGCAATAATCAAGGTGGGGGAAACAGCTCTTCCAATGAAGATATTATCGTATATAACGGCGTTTCTACCGAAAATACTTCTGAGAATTATTTGAAAATAGAACCCATTGAGCGTTATACGGATTTGCATATCGAAATTTTTAACGAATTGGGTCAGAAAGTATTCCAAGCCAAAGATTACCAACGCAAAGGCGGTGTTTTCAGGGGCTATGCCAACGTGAAAGGTGTGGTAGGCAAAGGCAAACGCTTGCCATCAGGTACGTATTTTTACATATTGGAATACAAGGACACAACAGGAAAAGAACATACTAAAAAAGGATATTTGTATGTAAGGTAA